From Roseisolibacter agri, a single genomic window includes:
- a CDS encoding alpha-ketoacid dehydrogenase subunit beta codes for MTTEITYLEAIREALFEEMARDENVFCLGEDIGAFGGAFKVTEGLLAKYGEARVIDTPISEIGIVGAAAGAAHMGMRPVVEMQFIDFIANAYDILTNYVATARYRAFLPCPMVVRGPSGGYVRGGPFHSQNPEAGFIHTPGLKVVYPSTAEDAKGLMKAAIRDDDCVLFFEHKYLYRRIKGVMPAGDHVVPIGKARVAREGTDVSIITYAAATWKALEAAEQLQAEDGLSVEVIDLRTLAPLDDEAIVATVKKTNRVLVLHEDTRTGGIAGEITARISETCFEWLDAPVLRVTAHDIPLPYAPQLEDFVLPQTPDVVRAVRRLAAY; via the coding sequence GTGACGACCGAGATCACCTACCTCGAGGCGATCCGCGAGGCGCTGTTCGAGGAGATGGCGCGCGACGAGAACGTCTTCTGCCTCGGTGAGGACATCGGCGCGTTCGGCGGCGCGTTCAAGGTCACGGAGGGGCTGCTCGCGAAGTACGGCGAGGCGCGCGTGATCGACACGCCCATCAGCGAGATCGGGATCGTCGGCGCGGCGGCCGGCGCGGCCCACATGGGCATGCGGCCGGTGGTCGAGATGCAGTTCATCGACTTCATCGCCAACGCCTACGACATCCTCACGAACTACGTCGCGACGGCGCGCTACCGCGCGTTCCTGCCGTGCCCGATGGTCGTGCGCGGGCCGAGCGGCGGCTACGTGCGCGGCGGCCCGTTCCACTCGCAGAACCCGGAGGCGGGCTTCATCCACACGCCCGGCCTCAAGGTCGTCTATCCGTCGACGGCCGAGGACGCGAAGGGGCTGATGAAGGCCGCGATCCGCGACGACGACTGCGTGCTCTTCTTCGAGCACAAGTACCTCTACCGCCGCATCAAGGGCGTGATGCCCGCGGGCGACCACGTCGTGCCGATCGGCAAGGCGCGCGTCGCGCGCGAGGGCACCGACGTCTCGATCATCACGTACGCCGCGGCGACGTGGAAGGCGCTCGAGGCGGCGGAGCAGCTGCAGGCGGAGGACGGGCTGTCGGTCGAGGTCATCGACCTGCGCACGCTGGCGCCGCTGGACGACGAGGCGATCGTCGCGACGGTGAAGAAGACCAACCGGGTGCTCGTGCTGCACGAGGACACGCGCACCGGCGGCATCGCGGGCGAGATCACGGCGCGCATCAGCGAGACCTGCTTCGAGTGGCTGGACGCGCCGGTGCTGCGCGTGACGGCGCACGACATCCCGCTCCCGTACGCGCCGCAGCTCGAGGACTTCGTGCTGCCGCAGACGCCCGACGTGGTGCGCGCCGTGCGTCGCCTGGCGGCCTACTGA
- a CDS encoding thiamine pyrophosphate-dependent dehydrogenase E1 component subunit alpha produces MAARASSIARRVKDAVTGGGARPSDALSREAKLELYYWMRLTRTLEERLVALYRQTKVVGGLFRSLGQEADAVGSCFALERRDVMSPLIRNLGSMLVKGATPVEVLKQYMAKGDSPTRGRELNIHFGDVGDPATTRGFLGQISPLGDMVPVMAGVTLSFKMRGEDRVGLVYVGDGATSTGAFHEGINFAAVQRCPLVVVIENNHYAYSTPTEKQTLAKQFIDKAIGYGIPGYQADGNDVLATYDATKQAVDAARRGEGTQLVELLTYRRKGHAEHDNQSYVPAGEIERWAAENDPIDRYVARLTTELGFDASELAAVDDRVRAEVDAATDEAEASGFPEALDALVGVYADPPRERPLWFREGVEGAVAPSERAADGWGVFKADAKTESRVSQEDA; encoded by the coding sequence ATGGCGGCACGCGCATCCAGCATCGCGCGCCGCGTGAAGGACGCCGTCACCGGTGGTGGCGCGCGCCCGAGCGACGCCCTGTCACGCGAGGCCAAGCTGGAGCTCTACTACTGGATGCGGCTCACGCGCACGCTCGAGGAGCGCCTCGTCGCGCTGTACCGGCAGACCAAGGTCGTCGGGGGGCTCTTCCGCTCGCTGGGGCAGGAGGCCGACGCGGTCGGCAGCTGCTTCGCGCTGGAGCGCCGCGACGTCATGTCGCCGCTGATCCGCAACCTCGGCTCGATGCTCGTGAAGGGCGCGACGCCGGTCGAGGTGCTGAAGCAGTACATGGCCAAGGGCGACAGCCCCACGCGTGGTCGCGAGCTGAACATCCACTTCGGGGACGTCGGCGATCCCGCCACGACGCGCGGCTTCCTCGGCCAGATCTCGCCGCTCGGCGACATGGTGCCGGTGATGGCCGGGGTCACGCTGTCCTTCAAGATGCGCGGCGAGGACCGCGTGGGCCTCGTGTACGTCGGCGACGGCGCCACGTCCACCGGTGCCTTCCACGAGGGGATCAACTTCGCCGCCGTGCAGCGCTGCCCGCTCGTCGTCGTGATCGAGAACAACCACTACGCGTACTCCACGCCGACCGAGAAGCAGACGCTCGCGAAGCAGTTCATCGACAAGGCGATCGGCTACGGCATCCCCGGCTACCAGGCCGACGGCAACGACGTGCTCGCGACCTACGACGCGACCAAGCAGGCGGTCGACGCCGCGCGTCGCGGCGAGGGCACGCAGCTCGTCGAGCTGCTCACGTACCGCCGCAAGGGCCACGCGGAGCACGACAACCAGAGCTACGTGCCCGCGGGCGAGATCGAGCGCTGGGCCGCCGAGAACGACCCGATCGACCGCTACGTGGCGCGGCTGACGACGGAGCTCGGCTTCGACGCGTCGGAGCTGGCCGCGGTGGACGACCGCGTGCGCGCCGAGGTGGACGCCGCGACCGACGAGGCCGAGGCATCCGGCTTCCCCGAGGCGCTCGACGCGCTCGTGGGCGTGTACGCCGATCCGCCGCGCGAGCGGCCGCTCTGGTTCCGCGAGGGCGTCGAGGGCGCCGTCGCGCCGAGCGAGCGCGCGGCCGACGGCTGGGGAGTCTTCAAGGCCGACGCGAAGACCGAGTCGCGCGTGTCGCAGGAGGACGCGTGA
- a CDS encoding dihydrolipoamide acetyltransferase family protein, with the protein MARVDVIMPQMGESIAEGTLSRWLKKVGDEVKRDEPIFEISTDKVDAEIPAPTGGILAEVSVTEGQTVAVGTIVARIETDKSAPIGAPAAAPAPAAEASAPSSGAVASAAPSAPAAASNAAAPSGNGFEDRVRSKSSPLVRKIAAEHGIELGALQGSGIAGRVTKRDIMGLLESGVPATASASAPAAPAAPARPATPSARAGALLGGHAAPHVESLPGDVVEPMSRIRQLTAEHMTLSRHWNAHVTSFFEMDLTRVARIRAKLRAQFERTTGEKLTYLPFIIKAVTDGLKRFPTMNAAVRGNEIVLRKQYNIGIAVALDWGLIVPVIKNADDLSLSGLTRNLNDLANRARTKKLQPAEVQNATFTITNPGVFGSLMGTPIIPVPTSGIMGVGAIEKRPKVITGPDGEDTIAIRTCSYFSISFDHRIVDGADADRFMAFVKQTLESWPEQGF; encoded by the coding sequence GTGGCTCGTGTAGACGTCATCATGCCGCAGATGGGCGAGTCCATCGCCGAGGGCACGCTCTCGCGCTGGCTCAAGAAAGTCGGCGACGAGGTGAAGCGCGACGAGCCGATCTTCGAGATCTCGACCGACAAGGTCGACGCGGAGATCCCGGCGCCGACGGGCGGCATCCTCGCGGAGGTCTCCGTGACCGAGGGGCAGACGGTCGCCGTCGGCACCATCGTCGCCCGCATCGAGACCGACAAGAGCGCGCCGATCGGCGCGCCGGCCGCCGCGCCGGCGCCCGCCGCGGAGGCATCCGCGCCGTCGTCCGGGGCCGTGGCGAGCGCCGCGCCCTCCGCGCCCGCCGCGGCGTCCAACGCGGCCGCGCCCTCGGGCAACGGCTTCGAGGACCGCGTGCGCAGCAAGAGCTCCCCGCTCGTCCGCAAGATCGCCGCGGAGCACGGGATCGAGCTCGGCGCGCTGCAGGGCAGCGGGATCGCGGGCCGCGTGACCAAGCGCGACATCATGGGGCTGCTGGAGTCGGGCGTGCCCGCCACGGCGTCGGCGAGTGCGCCCGCCGCACCCGCCGCGCCCGCGCGTCCGGCGACGCCGTCGGCGCGGGCCGGTGCGCTGCTCGGCGGTCACGCCGCGCCGCACGTCGAGTCGCTCCCGGGCGACGTCGTCGAGCCGATGAGCCGCATCCGCCAGCTGACGGCGGAGCACATGACGCTGTCGCGGCACTGGAACGCGCACGTCACCAGCTTCTTCGAGATGGACCTCACGCGCGTCGCGCGCATCCGCGCCAAGCTGCGCGCGCAGTTCGAGCGCACGACGGGCGAGAAGCTCACGTACCTCCCGTTCATCATCAAGGCGGTCACCGACGGCCTGAAGAGGTTCCCGACGATGAACGCCGCGGTCCGGGGCAACGAGATCGTGCTGCGCAAGCAGTACAACATCGGCATCGCCGTGGCGCTCGACTGGGGCCTCATCGTCCCGGTGATCAAGAACGCCGACGACCTGTCGCTGAGCGGGCTGACGCGCAACCTGAACGACCTCGCCAACCGCGCGCGCACGAAGAAGCTGCAGCCGGCCGAGGTCCAGAACGCGACCTTCACGATCACGAACCCCGGCGTCTTCGGCTCGCTCATGGGCACGCCGATCATCCCGGTGCCGACGTCCGGCATCATGGGCGTGGGCGCGATCGAGAAGCGGCCCAAGGTCATCACGGGCCCGGACGGCGAGGACACGATCGCCATCCGCACGTGCAGCTACTTCTCGATCTCGTTCGACCACCGCATCGTCGACGGCGCGGACGCCGACCGCTTCATGGCGTTCGTGAAGCAGACGCTGGAGAGCTGGCCCGAGCAGGGCTTCTGA
- a CDS encoding CDP-alcohol phosphatidyltransferase family protein — protein MLRLWEWIKAGYLRIVDPFAAWLVRNNVGPNTITTVGTLTYVIGGAIYATGHIRTAGWFLGLTACFDVLDGKVARASGRTTVFGAFYDSTLDRVADGAVLGGLAIFFARNDVLHGVPPWAGTPMVAMTLLGIIGTFLTSYTRARAEALGIDAKVGMMQRPERVVLLSAPQAFFGLALGGWVLMLIVTLLTVTAWITAVQRIVYVHRVTQAIDHPELHPAGASVPPAVATGGRDPGLPS, from the coding sequence ATGCTCCGACTCTGGGAATGGATCAAGGCCGGTTACCTCCGGATCGTTGATCCATTCGCCGCCTGGCTCGTCCGGAACAACGTCGGACCGAACACGATCACGACCGTCGGCACGCTGACGTACGTGATCGGCGGCGCCATCTACGCCACGGGCCACATCCGCACGGCGGGCTGGTTCCTGGGGCTGACGGCGTGCTTCGACGTGCTGGATGGCAAGGTCGCGCGCGCGTCGGGCAGGACGACGGTGTTCGGCGCCTTCTACGACTCGACGCTCGACCGCGTGGCCGACGGCGCGGTGCTGGGCGGGCTGGCGATCTTCTTCGCCCGCAACGACGTGCTGCACGGCGTGCCGCCGTGGGCCGGCACGCCGATGGTCGCGATGACGCTGCTGGGCATCATCGGCACCTTCCTCACGTCGTACACGCGCGCGCGCGCGGAGGCGCTGGGGATCGACGCCAAGGTCGGGATGATGCAGCGCCCCGAGCGCGTCGTGCTGCTCTCGGCCCCGCAGGCGTTCTTCGGCCTGGCGCTGGGCGGCTGGGTCCTGATGCTGATCGTGACGCTGCTGACCGTCACGGCCTGGATCACCGCCGTGCAGCGCATCGTGTACGTCCACCGGGTGACGCAGGCGATCGACCACCCGGAGCTCCACCCCGCCGGCGCGTCCGTGCCGCCCGCCGTCGCCACCGGCGGCCGCGACCCCGGCCTTCCTTCCTGA
- a CDS encoding PHP domain-containing protein: MTAPAGPPSAAGPFVDLHAHSTASDGHLAPAAVVEAARAANLAALALTDHDTVAGVPEAQAAGARLGLRVVAGCELSAHLGENEIHLLALHLDNVDVIATELARFRDDRVARAERMVQLLGVHGVSVTMDDVLRESAGGAVGRPHVARAVVAAGAARDIREAFDRFLGDGRPAYVDKPRLDAKDAIALAHAAGGIAVWAHPKGEGKRDRVEPLVAAGLDGLEVQHPVHNAEDRARLQALADFFGLVTSGGSDWHGIPDHPRQLGIMQVPIEVLERQDARVAARRRAGADAARA, translated from the coding sequence GTGACCGCTCCCGCCGGGCCTCCGAGCGCCGCTGGGCCGTTCGTCGACCTGCACGCGCACTCCACCGCGTCCGACGGCCACCTCGCGCCAGCGGCGGTGGTGGAGGCGGCGCGCGCCGCGAACCTGGCGGCGCTCGCGCTCACCGACCACGACACCGTTGCCGGCGTCCCCGAGGCGCAGGCGGCGGGGGCGCGACTCGGCCTTCGCGTGGTGGCCGGCTGCGAGCTGAGCGCGCACCTCGGTGAGAACGAGATCCACCTGCTGGCGCTGCACCTCGACAACGTCGACGTCATCGCCACGGAGCTCGCGCGCTTCCGCGACGACCGCGTCGCCCGCGCCGAGCGGATGGTGCAGCTGCTGGGCGTGCACGGCGTGTCGGTGACGATGGACGACGTGCTGCGCGAGTCCGCGGGCGGCGCGGTGGGGCGCCCGCACGTCGCGCGCGCGGTCGTCGCCGCGGGCGCCGCGAGGGACATCCGCGAGGCGTTCGACCGCTTCCTCGGCGACGGCCGGCCGGCGTACGTCGACAAGCCGCGCCTCGACGCCAAGGACGCGATCGCGCTCGCGCACGCCGCCGGCGGCATCGCCGTGTGGGCGCATCCCAAGGGGGAGGGGAAGCGCGACCGCGTCGAGCCGCTCGTCGCCGCGGGGCTCGACGGGCTGGAGGTGCAGCACCCCGTGCACAACGCCGAGGACCGCGCGCGCCTGCAGGCGCTCGCCGACTTCTTCGGGCTCGTGACGAGCGGCGGCTCCGACTGGCACGGCATCCCGGACCATCCGCGGCAGCTCGGCATCATGCAGGTCCCGATCGAGGTGCTGGAGCGGCAGGACGCGCGGGTCGCGGCGCGCCGCCGCGCGGGCGCGGACGCGGCACGGGCATAG
- a CDS encoding inositol-3-phosphate synthase — MTGSSTAQDRQASPIAPATGKLGILTPGLGAVATTFIAGVESVRRGLSKPIGSLTQMATIRLGKRTDNRSPLIKDFVPLANLDDLVFGAWDPIPDDAYTAAKKAGVLEDRDLEPIKDFLSTIKPMKAAFENKYVTRINGTNVKTGSKREQAEALRQDIRDFKAQNGCDRVVLVWCASTEIYIKAGPQHATIEAFEQAMDASDEAIAPSMLYAWAAIMEGCAFANGAPNLTTDVPALLELANQKGVALSGKDFKTGQTWMKTIIAPGMKARMLGLAGWYSTNILGNRDGEVLDDPASFKTKEESKLSVLHTILQPEKYPDLYEGFSHVVRINYYPPRGDNKEGWDNIDIVGWMGYPMQIKVNFLCRDSILAAPLVLDLALFSDFAQRAGMKGIQEWLSFYYKSPMTAAGLQPEHDLFIQQTKLKNTLRHLMGEDQITHLGLEYYA, encoded by the coding sequence GTGACGGGTTCCTCGACCGCGCAGGACCGCCAGGCCTCGCCCATCGCGCCGGCCACCGGCAAGCTCGGCATCCTCACCCCGGGCCTCGGCGCCGTGGCGACGACGTTCATCGCCGGCGTGGAGAGCGTGCGCCGCGGGCTGTCCAAGCCCATCGGCTCGCTCACCCAGATGGCGACCATCCGCCTGGGCAAGCGCACCGACAACCGGTCGCCGCTCATCAAGGACTTCGTCCCGCTGGCGAACCTGGACGACCTGGTGTTCGGCGCCTGGGACCCGATCCCGGACGACGCGTACACGGCCGCCAAGAAGGCGGGCGTGCTGGAGGACCGCGACCTCGAGCCGATCAAGGACTTCCTGTCCACGATCAAGCCGATGAAGGCCGCGTTCGAGAACAAGTACGTCACGCGCATCAACGGCACCAACGTCAAGACGGGCTCCAAGCGCGAGCAGGCCGAGGCGCTGCGCCAGGACATCCGCGACTTCAAGGCGCAGAACGGCTGCGACCGCGTCGTCCTCGTGTGGTGCGCGTCGACCGAGATCTACATCAAGGCCGGCCCGCAGCACGCGACCATCGAGGCCTTCGAGCAGGCGATGGACGCGAGCGACGAGGCGATCGCGCCGTCGATGCTGTACGCCTGGGCGGCCATCATGGAGGGCTGCGCCTTCGCCAACGGCGCGCCCAACCTGACGACCGACGTGCCCGCGCTGCTGGAGCTGGCGAACCAGAAGGGCGTCGCGCTCTCGGGCAAGGACTTCAAGACCGGCCAGACCTGGATGAAGACGATCATCGCGCCCGGCATGAAGGCGCGCATGCTCGGCCTCGCGGGCTGGTACTCGACCAACATCCTCGGCAACCGCGACGGCGAGGTGCTCGACGATCCGGCGTCGTTCAAGACGAAGGAGGAGTCGAAGCTGTCGGTGCTGCACACGATCCTGCAGCCGGAGAAGTACCCGGACCTGTACGAGGGCTTCAGCCACGTCGTGCGCATCAACTACTACCCGCCGCGCGGCGACAACAAGGAAGGCTGGGACAACATCGACATCGTCGGGTGGATGGGCTACCCGATGCAGATCAAGGTCAACTTCCTCTGCCGCGACTCGATCCTGGCCGCGCCGCTCGTGCTCGACCTGGCGCTGTTCAGCGACTTCGCGCAGCGCGCGGGCATGAAGGGGATCCAGGAGTGGCTCTCGTTCTACTACAAGAGCCCGATGACGGCGGCCGGCCTGCAGCCGGAGCACGACCTGTTCATCCAGCAGACGAAGCTCAAGAACACGCTCCGTCATCTGATGGGCGAGGACCAGATCACGCACCTCGGCCTGGAGTATTACGCATGA